From a single Kitasatospora azatica KCTC 9699 genomic region:
- the rplJ gene encoding 50S ribosomal protein L10, with product MARPDKAAAVAEIADKFRSSNAAVLTEYRGLTVKQVKTLRRSLGANAQYSVVKNTLTKIAANEAGITELDDQFNGPTAVAFVTGDPVESAKALRDFAKENPALIIKGGVLDGKALTADEIKKLADLESREVLLAKLAGALKAKPSQAAALFQALPSKLVRTVDALREKKAEQGGAGTPAPAAEDAAAE from the coding sequence ATGGCCAGGCCTGACAAGGCTGCTGCCGTTGCGGAGATCGCGGACAAGTTCCGTTCCTCCAACGCGGCCGTGCTGACCGAGTACCGCGGTCTGACGGTGAAGCAGGTCAAGACCCTGCGTCGCTCGCTGGGCGCGAACGCCCAGTACTCCGTGGTGAAGAACACGCTGACCAAGATCGCGGCCAACGAGGCCGGGATCACCGAGCTCGACGACCAGTTCAACGGTCCGACGGCTGTCGCCTTCGTCACCGGTGACCCGGTGGAGTCGGCGAAGGCTCTGCGTGACTTCGCCAAGGAGAACCCCGCTCTCATCATCAAGGGCGGTGTCCTTGACGGTAAGGCACTGACCGCCGATGAGATCAAGAAGCTCGCGGACCTCGAGTCCCGCGAGGTGCTGCTCGCCAAGCTGGCGGGTGCCCTGAAGGCCAAGCCCTCCCAGGCTGCCGCGCTCTTCCAGGCCCTGCCCTCGAAGCTCGTCCGCACCGTGGACGCGCTTCGCGAGAAGAAGGCCGAGCAGGGCGGTGCCGGTACGCCGGCTCCCGCCGCCGAGGACGCTGCCGCGGAGTAA
- the rplL gene encoding 50S ribosomal protein L7/L12, translated as MAKLSQDELLEVFAEMTLIEISEFVKAFEEKFDVTAAAPVAVAGVAGPAAVAEAVEEQDEFDVILDGPGDKKIQVIKEVRTLTSLGLKEAKDLVDTAGAVVLEKVTKEAAEKAKAALEGAGAKVTVK; from the coding sequence ATGGCGAAGCTGTCCCAGGACGAGCTGCTCGAGGTCTTCGCTGAGATGACCCTCATCGAGATCTCCGAGTTCGTTAAGGCGTTCGAGGAGAAGTTCGACGTCACCGCCGCCGCCCCGGTCGCCGTCGCCGGCGTTGCCGGTCCGGCCGCCGTTGCCGAGGCCGTCGAGGAGCAGGACGAGTTCGACGTCATCCTCGATGGCCCGGGCGACAAGAAGATCCAGGTCATCAAGGAGGTGCGCACCCTGACCTCCCTCGGCCTGAAGGAGGCCAAGGACCTCGTTGACACCGCCGGTGCGGTTGTCCTGGAGAAGGTCACCAAGGAGGCCGCCGAGAAGGCCAAGGCCGCCCTCGAGGGTGCCGGCGCCAAGGTCACCGTCAAGTGA
- the rpoB gene encoding DNA-directed RNA polymerase subunit beta, producing MAAPRNASNTSAASTAPLRVSFAKIKEPLEVPNLLALQTESFDWLLGNAAWKSRVEAALESGQDVPTKSGLEEIFEEISPIEDFSGSMSLTFRDHRFEPPKNSIDECKDRDFTYAAPLFVTAEFTNNETGEIKSQTVFMGDFPLMTHKGTFVINGTERVVVSQLVRSPGVYFDSTLDKVSDKDIYSCKVIPSRGAWLEMEIDKRDMVGVRIDRKRKQSVTVLLKALGWTNEMILEEFGEYESMRATLEKDHTQGQDDALLDIYRKLRPGEPPTREAAQTLLENLYFNPKRYDLAKVGRYKVNRKLGNAESLDSGVLTEPDIIGAIKYLVKLHAGETEWRDDEGRDIVVEVDDIDHFGNRRLRNVGELIQNQVRTGLARMERVVRERMTTQDVEAITPQTLINIRPVVASIKEFFGTSQLSQFMDQTNPLSGLTHKRRLSALGPGGLSRERAGFEVRDVHPSHYGRMCPIETPEGPNIGLIGSLASYGRVNAFGFIETPYRKVVEGIVTEQVDYLTADEEDRYVIAQANAPLTDDLHFAEPRVLVRRRGGEIDYIPGTEIDYMDVSPRQMVSVATAMIPFLEHDDANRALMGSNMMRQAVPLLKSEAPLVGTGMEYRCAVDAADVITAEKAGVVQEVSADYVTVANDDGTYNTYRAAKFTRSNQGTAFNQKVLVDEGARVEAGQVLADGPCTDEGEMALGKNLLVAFMSWEGHNYEDAIILSQRLVQDDVLSSIHIEEHEVDARDTKLGPEEITRDIPNVSEEVLADLDERGIIRIGADVVTGDILVGKVTPKGETELTPEERLLRAIFGEKAREVRDTSLKVPHGESGKVIGVRVFDREEGDELPPGVNQLVRVYVAQKRKITNGDKLAGRHGNKGVISKILPVEDMPFLEDGTPVDIILNPLGVPSRMNPGQVLEIHLGWLAQQGWDVSGLADEWARRLQAIGADKVEGGTNLATPVFDGAREDEITGLLDHTTLTRDGERLVNSTGKARLFDGRSGEPFPMPISVGYMYILKLHHLVDDKLHARSTGPYSMITQQPLGGKAQFGGQRFGEMEVWALEAYGAAYALQELLTIKSDDVLGRVKVYEAIVKGENIPEPGIPESFKVLIKEMQSLCLNVEVLSSDGSNIELRDSDEDVFRAAEELGIDLSRREPSSVEEV from the coding sequence TTGGCCGCGCCGCGCAACGCCTCGAACACATCCGCCGCATCCACCGCCCCGCTCCGCGTCTCCTTCGCGAAGATCAAGGAGCCCCTCGAGGTCCCGAACCTCCTGGCCCTGCAGACCGAGAGCTTTGACTGGCTGCTCGGCAACGCGGCCTGGAAGTCCCGGGTCGAGGCGGCCCTGGAGAGTGGTCAGGACGTCCCCACCAAGTCCGGTCTGGAGGAGATCTTCGAAGAGATCTCCCCGATCGAGGACTTCAGTGGGTCGATGTCGCTGACCTTCCGCGACCACCGTTTCGAGCCGCCGAAGAACTCTATTGACGAGTGCAAGGACCGCGACTTCACGTACGCGGCTCCGCTCTTCGTCACGGCCGAGTTCACCAACAACGAGACCGGTGAGATCAAGTCTCAGACGGTCTTCATGGGCGACTTCCCGCTCATGACCCACAAGGGCACGTTCGTGATCAACGGCACCGAGCGTGTCGTCGTCTCGCAGCTGGTCCGTTCCCCGGGTGTGTACTTCGACTCCACCTTGGACAAGGTGTCCGACAAGGACATCTACTCCTGCAAGGTCATCCCCTCGCGTGGTGCCTGGCTGGAGATGGAGATCGACAAGCGCGACATGGTCGGTGTCCGCATCGACCGCAAGCGCAAGCAGTCGGTCACCGTGCTGCTCAAGGCCCTCGGCTGGACCAACGAGATGATTCTCGAGGAGTTCGGCGAGTACGAGTCGATGCGCGCCACCCTGGAGAAGGACCACACCCAGGGCCAGGACGACGCGCTGCTGGACATCTACCGCAAGCTGCGTCCGGGCGAGCCGCCGACCCGTGAGGCCGCGCAGACCCTGCTCGAGAACCTCTACTTCAACCCGAAGCGCTACGACCTCGCGAAGGTCGGCCGCTACAAGGTCAACCGCAAGCTGGGCAACGCCGAGTCGCTGGACTCCGGCGTGCTCACCGAGCCCGACATCATCGGTGCGATCAAGTACCTGGTGAAGCTGCACGCGGGCGAGACCGAGTGGCGTGACGACGAGGGCCGCGACATCGTGGTCGAGGTCGACGACATCGACCACTTCGGCAACCGTCGCCTGCGCAACGTCGGCGAGCTCATCCAGAACCAGGTCCGTACCGGCCTGGCCCGGATGGAGCGCGTCGTCCGCGAGCGGATGACCACGCAGGACGTCGAGGCGATCACGCCGCAGACCCTGATCAACATCCGGCCGGTCGTCGCCTCCATCAAGGAGTTCTTCGGCACCAGCCAGCTGTCCCAGTTCATGGACCAGACGAACCCGCTGTCGGGCCTGACCCACAAGCGTCGTCTGTCCGCGCTGGGCCCCGGTGGTCTGTCCCGTGAGCGGGCCGGCTTCGAGGTCCGTGACGTGCACCCCTCGCACTACGGCCGCATGTGTCCGATCGAGACCCCGGAAGGCCCGAACATCGGTCTGATCGGGTCGCTGGCCTCGTACGGCCGGGTCAACGCCTTCGGCTTCATCGAGACCCCGTACCGCAAGGTCGTCGAGGGCATCGTCACCGAGCAGGTGGACTACCTGACCGCTGACGAGGAGGACCGCTACGTCATCGCCCAGGCCAACGCGCCGCTGACCGATGACCTGCACTTCGCCGAGCCGCGTGTCCTGGTCCGCCGCCGTGGCGGCGAGATCGACTACATCCCGGGCACCGAGATCGACTACATGGACGTCTCGCCGCGCCAGATGGTGTCGGTCGCGACCGCCATGATCCCGTTCCTCGAGCACGACGACGCCAACCGCGCGCTCATGGGCTCGAACATGATGCGTCAGGCGGTGCCGCTGCTGAAGAGCGAGGCTCCGCTGGTCGGCACCGGCATGGAGTACCGCTGCGCCGTCGACGCCGCGGACGTCATCACCGCCGAGAAGGCCGGTGTGGTCCAGGAGGTCTCGGCCGACTACGTCACCGTCGCCAACGACGACGGCACGTACAACACCTACCGGGCCGCCAAGTTCACCCGCTCCAACCAGGGCACCGCCTTCAACCAGAAGGTGCTCGTGGACGAGGGCGCCCGGGTCGAGGCCGGCCAGGTGCTGGCCGACGGCCCGTGCACCGACGAGGGCGAGATGGCGCTGGGCAAGAACCTGCTCGTCGCCTTCATGTCCTGGGAGGGTCACAACTACGAGGACGCGATCATCCTGTCGCAGCGCCTCGTGCAGGACGACGTCCTCTCCTCGATCCACATCGAGGAGCACGAGGTCGACGCCCGTGACACCAAGCTGGGCCCCGAGGAGATCACCCGGGACATCCCGAACGTCTCCGAGGAGGTCCTCGCCGACCTCGACGAGCGCGGCATCATCCGGATCGGTGCGGACGTCGTCACCGGCGACATCCTGGTCGGCAAGGTCACGCCCAAGGGTGAGACCGAGCTGACCCCGGAGGAGCGCCTGCTCCGCGCGATCTTCGGTGAGAAGGCCCGTGAGGTCCGCGACACCTCGCTGAAGGTGCCGCACGGTGAGTCCGGCAAGGTCATCGGCGTCCGCGTCTTCGACCGCGAAGAGGGCGACGAGCTGCCCCCGGGCGTGAACCAGCTGGTCCGCGTCTACGTGGCCCAGAAGCGCAAGATCACCAACGGTGACAAGCTGGCCGGCCGTCACGGCAACAAGGGTGTCATCTCCAAGATCCTTCCGGTCGAGGACATGCCGTTCCTCGAGGACGGCACCCCGGTCGACATCATCCTCAACCCGCTGGGTGTCCCGTCCCGAATGAACCCGGGACAGGTCCTGGAGATCCACCTCGGCTGGCTCGCCCAGCAGGGTTGGGACGTCTCCGGTCTGGCCGACGAGTGGGCCCGTCGCCTGCAGGCGATCGGCGCGGACAAGGTCGAGGGCGGCACCAACCTCGCCACCCCGGTCTTCGACGGCGCCCGCGAGGACGAGATCACCGGTCTGCTGGACCACACCACCCTCACCCGTGACGGTGAGCGCCTGGTGAACTCCACCGGTAAGGCCCGGCTGTTCGACGGTCGCTCCGGCGAGCCGTTCCCGATGCCGATCTCGGTCGGCTACATGTACATCCTCAAGCTGCACCACCTGGTCGACGACAAGCTGCACGCCCGTTCGACCGGCCCGTACTCGATGATCACCCAGCAGCCGCTGGGTGGTAAGGCGCAGTTCGGTGGTCAGCGCTTCGGTGAGATGGAGGTGTGGGCCCTTGAGGCGTACGGCGCGGCCTACGCGCTGCAGGAGCTGCTCACCATCAAGTCGGACGACGTCCTGGGCCGCGTGAAGGTCTACGAGGCGATCGTCAAGGGCGAGAACATCCCCGAGCCGGGCATTCCCGAGTCCTTCAAGGTGCTCATCAAGGAAATGCAGTCGCTCTGCCTCAACGTGGAGGTGCTGTCCTCGGACGGCTCCAACATCGAGCTGCGGGACTCCGACGAGGATGTCTTCCGTGCCGCCGAGGAGCTCGGTATTGACCTGTCCCGGCGCGAGCCGAGCAGCGTCGAAGAGGTCTGA
- a CDS encoding DNA-directed RNA polymerase subunit beta', translating into MLDVNFFDELRIGLATADDIRQWSHGEVKKPETINYRTLKPEKDGLFCEKIFGPTRDWECYCGKYKRVRFKGIICERCGVEVTRAKVRRERMGHIELAAPVTHIWYFKGVPSRLGYLLDLAPKDLEKVIYFAAYMITWVDDERRQRDLPSLEAHVSVERQQIENRRDADLEARAKKAETDLAELEAEGAKADVRRKVREGAEREMKQLRDRAQREIDRLDEVWARFKNLKVQDLEGDELLYRELRDRFGTYFSGSMGAAALKDRLETFDLAEESERLREIIRTGKGQKKTRALKRLKVVSAFLQTTNKPNGMVLDCVPVIPPDLRPMVQLDGGRFATSDLNDLYRRVINRNNRLKRLLDLGAPEIIVNNEKRMLQEAVDALFDNGRRGRPVTGPGNRPLKSLSDMLKGKQGRFRQNLLGKRVDYSARSVIVVGPQLKLHQCGLPKAMALELFKPFVMKRLVDLNHAQNIKSAKRMVERARPVVWDVLEEVIAEHPVLLNRAPTLHRLGIQAFEPQLVEGKAIQIHPLVCTAFNADFDGDQMAVHLPLSAEAQAEARILMLSSNNILKPADGRPVTMPTQDMVLGLFFLTSDRDEVKGAGRSFSSTAEAIMAFDARELDVQAPIDLRLPIGTVPPRGWTAPVDEDGQSTWFEGESFRLKTTLGRALFNELLPEDYPFVDYEVGKKQLSAIVNDLAERYPKVIVAATLDNLKAAGFHWSTRSGVTVSISDVVVPPSKPQILEGYEAQAEKVQKNYERGLMTNDERKQELVNIWTKATNEVAEAMNANFPKTNPIFMMVDSGARGNMMQMRQIAGMRGLVSNAKNETIPRPIKASFREGLSVLEYFISTHGARKGLADTALRTADSGYLTRRLVDVSQDVIIREEDCGTERGLKLAIGSVGEDGVLRKAEDVETSVYARMLAEDITIDGKLVATANTDLGDVLIDELIRHGIAEVKTRSILTCESTVGTCAMCYGRSLATGKLVDIGEAVGIIAAQSIGEPGTQLTMRTFHTGGVAGDDITQGLPRVVELFEARTPKGVAPISEAQGRVRIEDTEKTRKLVVTPDDGTDEIAYPVSKRVKLLVSEGQAVEVGQKLTQGATNPHDVLRIMGQRAVQVHLVAEVQKVYNSQGVSIHDKHIEIIIRQMLRRVTIIESGDAELLPGELVERGRFETENRRVVSEGGHPASGRPQLMGITKASLATESWLSAASFQETTRVLTDAAIHAKSDPLLGLKENVILGKLIPAGTGLPRYRNIRVEPTEEAKAAMYSAVGYDDYDLSPFGAGSGQAVPLDDYDYGPYTG; encoded by the coding sequence GTGCTTGACGTCAACTTCTTCGACGAGCTCCGCATCGGCCTCGCGACCGCCGACGACATCCGCCAGTGGTCGCACGGCGAGGTCAAGAAGCCGGAGACCATCAACTACCGCACGCTGAAGCCGGAAAAGGACGGCCTTTTCTGCGAGAAGATCTTCGGTCCCACCCGGGACTGGGAGTGCTACTGCGGTAAGTACAAGCGTGTCCGCTTCAAGGGCATCATCTGCGAGCGCTGCGGCGTCGAGGTCACCCGTGCCAAGGTGCGCCGCGAGCGGATGGGCCACATCGAGCTGGCCGCGCCGGTCACCCACATCTGGTACTTCAAGGGTGTCCCCAGCCGCCTCGGCTACCTGCTCGACCTGGCGCCGAAGGACCTCGAGAAGGTCATCTACTTCGCCGCCTACATGATCACCTGGGTGGACGACGAGCGTCGCCAGCGCGACCTCCCGTCCCTGGAGGCGCACGTCTCGGTCGAGCGCCAGCAGATCGAGAACCGCCGCGACGCCGACCTCGAGGCCCGTGCCAAGAAGGCCGAGACCGACCTGGCAGAGCTCGAGGCCGAGGGTGCCAAGGCCGACGTGCGCCGCAAGGTGCGCGAGGGTGCCGAGCGCGAGATGAAGCAGCTGCGCGACCGTGCGCAGCGCGAGATCGACCGTCTGGACGAGGTCTGGGCCCGGTTCAAGAACCTCAAGGTCCAGGACCTCGAGGGCGACGAGCTGCTCTACCGCGAGCTGCGCGACCGCTTCGGCACCTACTTCTCCGGCTCGATGGGCGCGGCGGCCCTCAAGGACCGCCTCGAGACCTTCGACCTGGCCGAGGAGTCCGAGCGGCTGCGCGAGATCATCCGCACCGGCAAGGGCCAGAAGAAGACCCGTGCGCTCAAGCGCCTCAAGGTCGTCTCCGCCTTCCTGCAGACCACCAACAAGCCCAACGGCATGGTGCTGGACTGCGTCCCGGTGATCCCGCCGGACCTGCGTCCGATGGTGCAGCTGGACGGTGGCCGCTTCGCGACCTCCGACCTGAACGACCTGTACCGCCGCGTGATCAACCGCAACAACCGCCTCAAGCGGCTCCTCGACCTCGGCGCGCCCGAGATCATCGTGAACAACGAGAAGCGCATGCTTCAGGAGGCCGTCGACGCCCTGTTCGACAACGGCCGTCGTGGCCGCCCGGTGACGGGCCCCGGCAACCGTCCGCTGAAGTCCCTCAGCGACATGCTGAAGGGCAAGCAGGGTCGTTTCCGTCAGAACCTGCTCGGCAAGCGCGTCGACTACTCGGCCCGTTCGGTCATCGTCGTCGGCCCGCAGCTCAAGCTGCACCAGTGCGGCCTGCCCAAGGCCATGGCGCTGGAGCTCTTCAAGCCGTTCGTGATGAAGCGCCTGGTGGACCTGAACCACGCGCAGAACATCAAGTCGGCCAAGCGCATGGTCGAGCGCGCGCGCCCGGTGGTGTGGGACGTCCTCGAAGAGGTCATCGCCGAGCACCCGGTGCTGCTGAACCGTGCACCCACCCTGCACCGCCTCGGCATCCAGGCCTTCGAGCCGCAGCTGGTCGAGGGCAAGGCCATCCAGATCCACCCGCTCGTCTGCACCGCGTTCAACGCGGACTTCGACGGTGACCAGATGGCCGTCCACCTGCCGCTCTCCGCGGAGGCGCAGGCCGAGGCCCGCATCCTGATGCTGTCCTCGAACAACATCCTGAAGCCGGCCGACGGTCGCCCCGTCACCATGCCGACCCAGGACATGGTGCTCGGTCTGTTCTTCCTCACCTCGGACCGGGACGAGGTGAAGGGCGCCGGTCGCTCCTTCTCCTCCACCGCCGAGGCGATCATGGCCTTCGACGCCCGCGAGCTGGACGTCCAGGCCCCGATCGACCTGCGCCTGCCGATCGGCACCGTGCCGCCCCGCGGCTGGACCGCGCCGGTGGACGAGGACGGTCAGTCGACCTGGTTCGAGGGCGAGTCCTTCCGCCTGAAGACCACCCTGGGCCGCGCGCTCTTCAACGAGCTGCTGCCCGAGGACTACCCGTTCGTCGACTACGAGGTGGGCAAGAAGCAGCTCTCCGCGATCGTCAACGACCTGGCCGAGCGCTACCCCAAGGTCATCGTCGCGGCGACCCTGGACAACCTGAAGGCGGCCGGCTTCCACTGGTCGACCCGCTCCGGCGTCACCGTGTCCATCTCGGACGTCGTGGTGCCGCCGAGCAAGCCGCAGATTCTCGAGGGCTACGAGGCGCAGGCCGAGAAGGTCCAGAAGAACTACGAGCGCGGTCTGATGACCAACGACGAGCGCAAGCAGGAGCTCGTCAACATCTGGACCAAGGCGACCAACGAGGTTGCCGAGGCGATGAACGCGAACTTCCCGAAGACCAACCCCATCTTCATGATGGTCGACTCGGGTGCTCGCGGAAACATGATGCAGATGCGTCAGATCGCCGGTATGCGTGGTCTGGTGTCGAACGCCAAGAACGAGACCATCCCGCGTCCCATCAAGGCCTCGTTCCGTGAGGGCCTGTCCGTGCTGGAGTACTTCATCTCCACCCACGGTGCCCGTAAGGGTCTGGCCGACACCGCGCTGCGTACCGCCGACTCGGGTTACCTGACCCGTCGTCTGGTGGACGTCTCGCAGGACGTGATCATCCGCGAGGAGGACTGCGGCACCGAGCGCGGCCTCAAGCTGGCGATCGGTTCGGTCGGCGAGGACGGCGTGCTGCGCAAGGCGGAGGACGTCGAGACCAGCGTCTACGCCCGCATGCTGGCCGAGGACATCACGATCGACGGCAAGCTGGTCGCGACCGCCAACACCGACCTCGGTGACGTGCTGATCGACGAGCTGATCCGCCACGGCATCGCCGAGGTCAAGACCCGCTCGATCCTGACCTGTGAGTCGACCGTCGGCACCTGCGCCATGTGCTACGGGCGCTCGCTGGCCACCGGCAAGCTGGTCGACATCGGTGAGGCGGTCGGCATCATCGCCGCCCAGTCCATCGGTGAGCCCGGCACCCAGCTGACCATGCGTACCTTCCACACCGGTGGTGTGGCCGGTGACGACATCACCCAGGGTCTGCCGCGTGTCGTCGAGCTCTTCGAGGCCCGTACCCCCAAGGGTGTGGCCCCGATCTCGGAGGCGCAGGGCCGGGTCCGGATCGAGGACACCGAGAAGACCCGCAAGCTCGTCGTCACGCCGGACGACGGCACCGACGAGATCGCCTACCCGGTCTCCAAGCGTGTGAAGCTGCTGGTCAGTGAGGGCCAGGCGGTCGAGGTCGGCCAGAAGCTGACCCAGGGCGCCACCAACCCGCACGACGTGCTGCGGATCATGGGCCAGCGTGCCGTCCAGGTCCACCTGGTGGCCGAGGTCCAGAAGGTCTACAACTCGCAGGGTGTGTCGATCCACGACAAGCACATCGAGATCATCATCCGGCAGATGCTCCGCCGCGTGACGATCATCGAGTCGGGCGACGCCGAGCTGCTCCCGGGCGAGCTGGTCGAGCGCGGCCGGTTCGAGACCGAGAACCGTCGAGTGGTCTCCGAGGGCGGTCACCCCGCCTCCGGCCGTCCGCAGCTGATGGGTATCACCAAGGCCTCGCTGGCCACCGAGTCCTGGCTGTCGGCCGCCTCCTTCCAGGAGACGACCCGGGTGCTCACCGACGCGGCGATCCACGCCAAGTCGGACCCGCTGCTGGGCCTCAAGGAGAACGTCATCCTCGGTAAGCTCATCCCGGCCGGTACGGGTCTGCCCCGCTACCGCAACATCCGGGTCGAGCCGACCGAGGAGGCCAAGGCCGCGATGTACTCGGCCGTCGGCTACGACGACTACGACCTGTCGCCCTTCGGCGCCGGCTCCGGCCAGGCGGTCCCGCTGGACGACTACGACTACGGCCCGTACACCGGCTGA
- a CDS encoding SRPBCC family protein, translating to MTEQDRDSSRPTGDPVTGDHPPTTGGGWPVADFDQVRRLRVIAASTPGARIGERVLAAPFEQVWALAQDLERTMPLWIPDVRTVRLSGRPGRGGPLTARIHGHTRLRATFTIDLEPGWCLMQSRFVLGGMAAYPESESTTRFAFLGGLRLPGVRYWGPVLRPFTGSPLDRFEALL from the coding sequence GTGACCGAGCAGGACCGCGACAGCAGCCGCCCGACCGGCGATCCGGTCACCGGGGACCACCCGCCGACCACCGGGGGCGGCTGGCCGGTCGCCGACTTCGACCAGGTCCGCCGCCTGCGGGTGATCGCGGCCAGCACCCCCGGCGCCCGGATCGGCGAGCGGGTGCTGGCGGCGCCCTTCGAGCAGGTCTGGGCGCTGGCCCAGGACCTGGAACGGACCATGCCGCTGTGGATCCCGGACGTGCGCACCGTACGGCTCAGCGGCCGGCCGGGCCGAGGCGGCCCGCTGACCGCCCGGATCCACGGCCACACCCGGCTGCGCGCCACCTTCACCATCGACCTCGAACCCGGCTGGTGCCTGATGCAGAGCCGCTTCGTGCTCGGCGGCATGGCGGCGTACCCGGAGAGCGAGAGCACCACCCGGTTCGCCTTCCTCGGCGGCCTGCGGCTGCCCGGGGTCCGGTACTGGGGGCCCGTGCTGCGCCCGTTCACCGGCTCACCGCTGGACCGGTTCGAGGCGCTGCTGTAG
- a CDS encoding RNA polymerase sigma factor, whose protein sequence is MHEPPPGLAELVRAAQGGDQLAAGRLLDLITPYVRRLCGPIALEDGADATQEALIAVFRKLRQLQDPLALYGWVRAIAVREAVRHAQRAARQRPAELAEVPAPGDPQLAADIRDVLARLSPEHRAVLLLRDLEGIDERRTAELLAVPPGTVKSRLSRARLSFRKAWSQ, encoded by the coding sequence ATGCACGAGCCACCGCCCGGCCTCGCCGAGCTCGTCCGCGCCGCCCAGGGCGGGGACCAGCTGGCGGCCGGCCGACTGCTCGACCTGATCACCCCGTACGTCCGGCGCCTGTGCGGCCCGATCGCGCTGGAGGACGGGGCGGACGCCACCCAGGAGGCACTGATCGCGGTCTTCCGCAAGCTGCGCCAGCTGCAGGACCCGCTGGCGCTCTACGGCTGGGTGCGGGCCATCGCGGTGCGCGAGGCGGTCCGGCACGCACAACGGGCCGCCCGGCAGCGCCCCGCCGAACTGGCCGAGGTGCCCGCCCCGGGCGATCCGCAGCTGGCCGCCGACATCCGCGACGTGCTCGCCCGGCTCTCCCCCGAGCACCGGGCCGTGCTGCTGCTGCGCGATCTGGAGGGGATCGACGAACGGCGCACCGCCGAACTCCTCGCGGTGCCGCCGGGGACCGTGAAATCCCGGCTCTCCCGGGCCCGACTCAGCTTCCGAAAGGCGTGGTCGCAGTGA
- a CDS encoding DUF4097 family beta strand repeat-containing protein, whose protein sequence is MNQRRTGLLAKTVITAAVAFGMSGCFLDGDQHLDASYQIDQPVHTLVINGSTGDIRVVGGGTGVSVTEHQNYRGKAPATTHTTADGTLTLTYDCHDCGVDYQVQVPSDTVVKVAANTGTVRLVGLTAAVEASTDTGNVEGERLGTGRAQLRTRTGDLSVSFAGAPAAVDARTGTGSVRLTVPGGDSYAVAATAQTGKVEVTVPQQEGLGRTINAHAETGDVTVAHG, encoded by the coding sequence ATGAACCAGCGCCGCACCGGCCTGCTCGCCAAGACCGTCATCACCGCCGCCGTCGCGTTCGGCATGTCCGGCTGCTTCCTCGACGGGGACCAGCACCTCGACGCGAGCTACCAGATCGACCAGCCGGTGCACACGCTGGTGATCAACGGGAGCACCGGTGACATCCGGGTGGTCGGCGGCGGCACCGGCGTCTCGGTGACGGAGCATCAGAACTACCGCGGGAAGGCGCCCGCCACCACGCACACCACCGCCGACGGCACCCTGACGCTGACCTACGACTGCCACGACTGCGGGGTCGACTACCAGGTCCAGGTCCCGTCCGACACCGTGGTGAAGGTGGCCGCGAACACCGGGACGGTGCGGCTGGTCGGGCTGACGGCGGCGGTCGAGGCCAGCACCGACACCGGGAACGTGGAGGGCGAGCGACTGGGCACCGGCCGGGCCCAGCTGCGGACCCGGACCGGCGACCTGTCGGTCTCCTTCGCCGGCGCCCCGGCGGCGGTCGACGCGCGCACCGGGACCGGTTCGGTCCGGCTCACCGTCCCCGGCGGCGACAGCTACGCGGTCGCCGCCACCGCGCAGACCGGCAAGGTCGAGGTGACCGTCCCGCAGCAGGAGGGCCTCGGGCGGACCATCAACGCGCACGCCGAGACCGGTGACGTCACCGTCGCCCATGGCTGA